The DNA segment AAAGTCTTACAAAGTCTTTCTAATATCTCAACTGCCTTTAATTGATCTGACTCATAAGATACTGGAATATCTAATTTTATCTTTCTATATGCATTAGCATCATGATTTGTCACCAAAGTACTTACCATAAGGTTATTTGGTATGATAACTCTTTTACTATCAAGGGTATTTATGTGAGTTGAAAAAACCTCGATTTTATATACCTGACCAAAAGCACCACTTACTTCTATATACTCTCCAACATGGAAAGGACGAGTAAAGAGTATTATCACTCCTCCAGCTAAGTTTGAAAGGAAATCCTTTAATGATATTCCCACTCCCAACCCTATAGCACTTATCATTGTAAAGATTGAGTGCTCATTAAATCCAAAAATAAGCATACCTAAAAGGAATAAAATAACGTGTAACCCCAATTTTACAAAAGATTTTGTAAACTGTTTAGCCCCATCATCCATTTTCTCATGTGGCACTTTATCTAAACGTTTCAATATAAAATCAATTACTTTTTTCCCTATACAAAATACTATTATAAAAAGTACCAATCTAAATGCCATAATAATTGCATCATCTATAACAATTTTAACTATCTTTTCTCCATGCTGATTCTCCAAATCAGTAATTACTTCAAGTAACTTCAAAATTCTCACCGCCTGTTATTATATACTTCCAACTTTTTCTTCAAATGAAGAAGCAATATGTTTTTTTATCTTTTCAACCCAGTCCTGGAAATCAGAAAGCAATGTACTAAATAATTTTTCCTTGCCATACTTATCTATATAAAATGTTTCATTTCCTATTCTTACTAAAGCTTCACCATTTTTAAAATCCAATGCCTCATCGTATTCAAATGGGATAACCTCAATACCTTTTGTATTTACATAACCCCATTTTCCATCTTTTTTTACTGCAGCAAGGCCATCAGAAAACATCTCTGCTTCATCATAAATAATAGGAACACAAAGATTTCCATCAATATCTAAAAATCCAAATTTATTATGATTATTTTCTTTGTTGTATACGATAAAATACCTTTTATCCTTAGTTTCTGAAGATGCTATGTACATATTTGCATACTTATCCTTATATCTGTACTCACCCATCTTTCCTATCCATTTTCCCTCAGTTGACATAAGCCCCTCATTATTATCAATATCAACAATATAGATATGGTTTTTTTGGATAGAAATCAAAACATTATTCCCCTTTGTTAAAAACTTTCCAGAGTTATCCACTATACCATATAGTCCAGTTTCTTCCCCTTTTAATATTTTAACTACTTTTATATTTTTAGGTGCCTGTGCAATAGGAACTTCTTCGTAAGCACATTCTTCAGTTGAAAAAGAACAAATCGATAACAGTAATCCTAGCAAAACTATAGTTTTTTTCATGTGCACCACCCCTATCTTGATATTTCTTTTTTCACTACCATTATACAACATTTTATACAAAAAAAATAGAGGCAATCTTGAATGATCGCCTCTTTTATTAGTCAATTAGTCTGGATTTACTACATATTCTGTTAATTCGTTTACAAAATCTAGAGTTTTATTATTCTTATCATTTACTGGGTTAAACTCTACTATATCAACAGAAGTTACAAAATAGTTTTTAAAGAAGAATTTAAACATATCAAATACTTCATCAGTTGTGAATCCATTTCTAACTGGTGTACTTACACCTGGTGCATATTCTGGGTTAA comes from the Fusobacterium sp. DD2 genome and includes:
- a CDS encoding mechanosensitive ion channel family protein; the encoded protein is MKLLEVITDLENQHGEKIVKIVIDDAIIMAFRLVLFIIVFCIGKKVIDFILKRLDKVPHEKMDDGAKQFTKSFVKLGLHVILFLLGMLIFGFNEHSIFTMISAIGLGVGISLKDFLSNLAGGVIILFTRPFHVGEYIEVSGAFGQVYKIEVFSTHINTLDSKRVIIPNNLMVSTLVTNHDANAYRKIKLDIPVSYESDQLKAVEILERLCKTFPGLEHDKPNFVNIMEYADSAVNILFLVWTKREGYYRVRSELLAQIIKEFNNANIEIPYNKLDVNVKEEILKKED
- a CDS encoding WG repeat-containing protein, with translation MKKTIVLLGLLLSICSFSTEECAYEEVPIAQAPKNIKVVKILKGEETGLYGIVDNSGKFLTKGNNVLISIQKNHIYIVDIDNNEGLMSTEGKWIGKMGEYRYKDKYANMYIASSETKDKRYFIVYNKENNHNKFGFLDIDGNLCVPIIYDEAEMFSDGLAAVKKDGKWGYVNTKGIEVIPFEYDEALDFKNGEALVRIGNETFYIDKYGKEKLFSTLLSDFQDWVEKIKKHIASSFEEKVGSI